Part of the Pseudomonas sp. Leaf58 genome is shown below.
TTCAGCGCATTGCCATAGCCGTGGTCGGCATCCGCCAAAAACGGCAGTTGCGCCACGCGGCCAATACGGGTGGCCTGTTCGACGAATTCACTGAGGGTGATCAGCGCGAAGTCCGGCGCGGCCAGCACCTGCAACGATGCGACGGAACCGCCGAGGATGCCGACCTCGAAACCCAGGTCTGCGGCAATGCGTGCCGACATCGGGTCGAACACCGAGGCGGTGTGATAACAGGAACCTGAAGCGAGCAGCTCGCGGAAGGCAAAACGCAGATCTTGATGGGAAGCCTTGGGCATGATCACTCCGCAAAATAAGTTGAAATTCGAACGGTAACTACCGACCCCTGTAATCGGGTCTACCTGGCCTGTTCCAACCGTCGCCATTTGGGCGGTCATGCTCGACATGCAGGTAGAGGAATAAAAGGTGTGGGAGACAGTGGCCTGAAAACACGGCGGCAAAATGTTGCACCAAGCTGGTGCAAGCCGCGGATTTCAGCCCCTGTGGCATACCAACGATATCACGCGGCCATGCAGCACTGGATGAATGCGCCAATGCCGATTCGGCATAGGGGATGCAGATAGTACATAGGAAGCTACCTAACTCAGGTTACAATCCGAGGGCGCGGGTTCATCTGTGAAGAGGCCGCCACAGACAAACAAGGTATTCCCGTGACCGCCGCCCTGCCCCCCACTACCCTGCGCAACGTGCTCACCGCCCTGATGCTGGCGATCTTCCTCGGCGCGCTGGACCAAACCATCGTCGCCGTTTCGCTGCCGGCAATTTCTACCCAGTTCAACGATGTAGGCCTGCTGGCCTGGGTCATCTCCGGCTACATGGTGGCGATGACCGTGGCCGTACCAATCTACGGCAAGCTGGGCGACCTGTACGGGCGGCGGCGAATGATCCTGACCGGCATCAGCCTGTTCACCCTGGCTTCCATCGCCTGCGCCCTGGCCCAGGACATGCCGCAACTGGTGCTGGCCCGGGTACTGCAGGGCATTGGCGCTGGCGGCATGGTTTCGGTGAGCCAGGCGATCATCGGCGACTTTGTGCCACCGCGCGAGCGCGGCCGCTACCAAGGCTACTTCAGCAGCATGTATGCGGTAGCTAGCGTCGCCGGGCCGGTGCTGGGCGGCTGGCTGACCGAATACCTGTCATGGCGCTGGGTATTCTGGATCAACCTGCCGCTAGGGCTGGTCGCCCTGTGGGCCATTCGCCGTGCCCTCGGCGGCATGCCGGTGCAACGCCGCGAGGCGCGGGTGGACTACCTCGGCGCCGTACTGCTGATCCTCGGCTTGGGTAGCCTGTTGCTGAGCATCACCCTGGTCGGCCAGGGGCACACCTGGGCCGACCCGGCGGTACTGGCCCTGTTCGCCTGTGCCGCGCTAGGCCTACTGTTATTCATCGCCCATGAACGCCGCTGCCCGGAGCCGCTACTCCCGCTTAGCCTGTTCGGCAACCGCGTGGCGGTGCTGTGCTGGGGGGTGATCTTCTTCGCCAGCTTCCAGTCAATCTCGCTAACCATGCTGATGCCATTGCGCTACCAGGGCATCACCGGCGCCGGTGCCGACAGCGCCGCCCTGCACCTGCTACCGCTGGTAATGGGGTTGCCCATAGGTGCCTTCACCGGCGGGCGCATGACCAGCCTGACCGGACGCTACAAGCCGCAGATCCTGACCGGCGCACTGCTGATGCCAGTGGCCATTTTTGCCATGGCGCTGACCCCACCGCAGGCGGGTTGGCTGAGTGCATTGTTCATGCTGCTAACCGGCATTGCCTGTGGGCTGCAGTTCCCGACCACACTAGTGGGCACGCAAAGTGCGGTGGACAGCAAGGACATCGGCGTGGCCACCAGCACCACCAACCTGTTCCGTTCGCTGGGCGGCGCCATGGGCGTGGCGTGCATGTCCAGCTTGCTGCTGGCGCTGCTGCACCAGGGTGGGTTCAAGGTGCTGGGGAATCCGTTGCTGGGCAGCTTGAAGGCGGGCGAGGTCGACCTGGTAACGCAAGGCCGGCTGCTAGAGACGTTCCGCCAGCTGCTGATGGGGAGTGCCGGGGTGGCGGTGTTCGGGCTGATAGCGGCAGTGGCATTGCCAGACCGGCAACTACGCGGGCGCTAACAGGCTGCGCGCCTGCAGGTTTACACCCGATGCCAGACCGGGAAGCATTAATCCTCTCTTAATACAAAGAGGAAACACTCCCTCACAATCCTTAACAAAGTGTCATTTGCGCAGTGCCGGGCTCAAGCGCAGCATATCCAGCCCGGTATCGACCCATTTTTCGACATCGTTCAACAAATCGACACTGTCAGGCAGCAACAGCCAGCGCCCGATCAGGCCATCGACATAAGCGAACATGGCCACCGCCGCACGCTCGACGTCCAGCTCGCCTGGCAACTGGCCGCGGCGCACGGCATTGGCCAACGCCAAGGTGATGCCCTGGTGGCAATCCAGTACCGCCCCCTGGCGCTGCTGGCGAATTTCACACATGTCATCGGTGAACTCGCACTTGTGATGCAGGATTTCATTGATACGCCGGCTTCGGGCATCGAGCACCAGCTCGTTGAACACCTGCAGCAACAGCTTGCGCATGCAGCCAAGCGGGTCGACTTCGTCCTCGCTTTCGCTCGCCCGCGCCAAGTGGTCATGGGTTTCATGCAGGCTGTCGAGCAGCGCCTGCACCAGTTCGGCCTTGTTGTTGAAGTGCCAGTAGATCGCCCCCCGCGTCACACCTGCCCGTTCGGCGATGTCGGCCAGGGTGGTTCGCGCAACCCCGCGCTTGTAGAAGGCCTTTTCCGCCGCCTCGATGATCTGGGCGCGGGTTTCCTGGGCTTCTTCTTTGGTTCGACGGACCATGGCAGTACCAACCTCATCTGGCCCGAACGCGCAGCGCGTACGGGAAACACTCCGGCGACACCTCTGCAGGGTGCCTCGCGGATGAGCTAATCAAGGGCTGTGGCAGTACCCAAGTACGACCCAGCGGTATTTACAAACAACCATGAATGTAAGTATATTCCTTAGCAAGCTATTTATCCACCGGATAGCATTTTTTCCAGATCAAGACTCTTCCATTACTCTTTGAGCGTCTCCCAGCTCCAGCGACCCGAGGATCCTCATGCAATTCAAGCCAGCCGTTACCGCTCTGGTTTCCGCCGTCGCCCTGGCAACCCTGCTCAGTGGCTGTAAGAAAGAAGAAGCAGCGCCAGCGGCGCAGGCTCCTCAGGTCGGCGTCGTGACACTACAGCCCCAAGCCTTCACCCTGACCTCGGAATTGCCGGGGCGCACCACTGCCTACCGCGTCGCCGAAGTGCGCCCGCAGGTCAATGGCATCATCCTCAAGCGCCTGTTCAAGGAAGGCAGCGAGGTCAAGGAAGGCCAGCAGCTGTACCAAATCGACCCTGCCGTGTACGAAGCCAACCTGGCCAATGCCCAGGCCAACCTGCAGGCTACCCGCTCGCTAGCCGAGCGCTACAAGCAGCTGATCGACGAACAGGCAGTGTCCAAGCAAGAGTACGACGACGCCAATGCCAAACGATTGCAGGCCGAGGCTTCGCTCAAAAGTGCACAGATCGACCTGCGTTACACCAAGGTCCTGGCACCGATCAGCGGCCGTATCGGCCGCTCTTCGTTCACCGAGGGTGCACTGGTAAGCAATGGCCAAACCAATGCCATGGCGACCATCCAGCAACTCGACCCGATCTACGTCGACGTCACCCAGTCCACCGCCGAGTTGCTCAAGCTGCGCCGTGACCTGGAAAGCGGCCAACTGCAGAAGGCCGGCAACAATGCCGCTTCGGTGCAACTGGTGCTGGAAGACGGCAGCCTGTTCAAGCAGGAAGGCCGCCTGGAATTCTCCGAAGTCGCGGTTGACGAGACCACCGGCTCGGTCACCCTGCGCGCCCTCTTCCCCAACCCTGACCACACCCTGTTGCCAGGTATGTTCGTGCATGCGCGGCTGAAGGCTGGGGTCAACACCAACGCCATCCTGGCCCCGCAACAAGGCGTGACCCGCGACCTGAAAGGCGCGCCAACGGCCTTGGTGGTCAACCAGGAGAACAAGGTCGAACTGCGCCAGCTCAAGGCCAGCCGCACGCTGGGCAGCGACTGGCTGATCGAGGAAGGCCTGAACCCCGGTGACCGCCTGATCACCGAAGGGCTGCAGTACGTGCGCCCGGGCGTCGAGGTCAAGGTCAGCGAAGCCACCAACGTCAAGAAGCCGGCCAGCCCGGTTCAGGCCAACGCGGCCAAAGCAGACGCCAAAGCGGAGTAAACCATGTCGAAGTTCTTTATCGATCGCCCGATCTTCGCCTGGGTGATCGCCTTGGTGATCATGCTGGTCGGCGCCTTGTCGATCCTGAAGCTGCCGATCAACCAGTACCCCAGCATCGCGCCGCCGGCCATCGCCATCGCCGTGACCTACCCAGGCGCCTCGGCGCAGACCGTGCAGGACACCGTGGTGCAGGTGATCGAGCAACAGCTCAACGGTATCGACAACCTGCGTTATGTATCGTCGGAAAGTAACTCTGACGGCAGCATGACCATTACCGCCACCTTCGAGCAGGGCACCAACCCCGACACCGCACAGGTGCAGGTACAGAACAAGCTGAACCTGGCTACCCCGCTGTTGCCACAAGAAGTGCAGCAACAAGGTATCCGCGTCACCAAGGCAGTGAAGAACTTCCTGCTGGTGATCGGCCTGGTGTCCGAAGACGGCAGCATGACCAAGGACGACCTGGCCAACTACATCGTCTCCAACATGCAAGACCCGATCTCGCGCACCGCAGGTGTGGGTGACTTCCAAGTGTTCGGTGCGCAGTACGCCATGCGTATCTGGCTCGATCCGGCCAAGCTGAACAAGTTCCAGCTAACCCCGGTCGACGTCAAGACCGCCGTGGCCGCGCAAAACGTGCAGGTGTCCTCCGGCCAGCTCGGCGGCCTGCCTGCCACACCCGGTACCCAGCTGAACGCAACCATCATCGGCAAAACCCGCCTGCAGACCGCCGAGCAGTTCGAGAAGATCCTGCTCAAGGTCAACAACGACGGTTCGCAGGTGCGCTTGGGTGATGTCGCCGAAGTCGGCCTGGGCGGTGAAAACTACGCGGTCAGTGCCCAGTTCAACGGCAAGCCGGCCTCCGGCCTTGCGGTAAAACTGGCCACCGGTGCCAACGCGCTGGATACCGCCAAGGCCCTGCGCAAAACCATCAGCGACCTGGAACCATTCTTCCCACCAGGGGTGAAAGCGGTATTCCCGTACGACACCACGCCGGTGGTCACCGAATCCATCAGCGGCGTAATTCACACCCTGATCGAAGCCGTGGTCCTGGTGTTCCTGGTGATGTACCTGTTCCTGCAGAACTTCCGCGCCACCATCATCACCACCATGACCGTACCGGTGGTGTTGCTGGGTACCTTCGGCATCCTTGCCGCCGCAGGCTTCAGCATCAACACCCTGACCATGTTCGCCATGGTCCTGGCCATCGGCTTGCTGGTGGACGATGCCATCGTCGTGGTGGAGAACGTCGAGCGGGTGATGTCCGAAGAAGGGCTACCGCCCAAGGAAGCCACCAAGCGCTCGATGGAGCAGATTCAGGGGGCCTTGGTGGGTATCGCCCTGGTGCTGTCGGCGGTACTGCTGCCAATGGCGTTCTTCGGCGGCTCCACCGGAGTGATCTACCGGCAGTTCTCCATCACCATCGTCTCGGCCATGGGCCTGTCGGTGCTGGTGGCGCTTATTTTCACCCCGGCCCTGTGCGCCACCATGCTCAAGCCGCTGAAGAAGGGCGAGCACCATGTGGCCAAGCGCGGCTTCTTTGGCTGGTTCAACCGCAACTTCGACCGCAGCGTAAACGGCTACGAGCGCAGCGTTGGCACCATCCTGCGCAACAAGGTGCCGTTCCTGCTGGCCTATGCACTGATCGTGGTCGGCATGATCTGGCTGTTCGCCCGCATCCCTACCGCGTTCCTGCCAGAAGAAGACCAGGGCGTACTGTTTGCCCAGGTACAGACCCCAGCCGGTTCCAGTGCCGAGCGCACCCAGGTGGTGGTCGACCAAATGCGTGAATACCTGCTGAAGGAAGAAGCCGACACCGTGTCGTCGGTGTTCACCGTCAACGGCTTCAACTTCGCCGGCCGCGGCCAGAGCTCGGGCATGGCGTTCATCATGCTCAAGCCGTGGGGCGAGCGTTCGGCCGAGAACAGCGTGTTCAACCTGTCGCAGCGTGCCCAGCAGCACTTCTTCAGCTTCCGCGATGCGATGGTGTTCGCCTTCGCCCCGCCAGCGGTGCTCGAATTGGGTAACGCCACCGGCTTCGACGTGTTCTTGCAGGACCGCGCCGGCGTTGGTCACGCCAAGCTGATGGAAGCACGCAACCAGTTCCTGGCTAAAGCGGCACAAAGCAAGGTGCTGATGGCGGTGCGCCCGAATGGCCTGAACGACGAGCCGCAGTATCAGCTGACCATCGATGACGAACGTGCCAGCGCCTTGGGCGTGACCATCGCCGACATCAACAACACCCTGTCGATTGCCCTGGGTGCCAGCTACGTCAACGACTTCATCGACCGTGGCCGGGTCAAGAAGGTGTACATCCAAGGCGAGCCGAACGCCCGGATGAGCCCGGAAGACCTGCAGAAATGGTACGTGCGCAATGGCGCCGGCGAGATGGTGCCGTTCTCCTCCTTCGCCAAGGGTGAATGGACCTACGGTTCGCCGAAGCTGTCGCGCTACAACGGCGTCGAAGCAATGGAGATCCTGGGGGCACCGGCACCTGGCTACAGTACCGGTGAAGCCATGGCCGAGGTCGAGCGCATTGCAGGCGAACTGCCAAGCGGCATCGGCTTCTCCTGGACCGGCATGTCCTACGAGGAAAAACTCTCCGGCTCGCAAATGCCGGCGCTGTTCGCCCTCTCGGTATTGTTCGTGTTCCTGTGCCTGGCAGCCCTGTACGAAAGTTGGTCGATCCCGATCGCCGTGGTGCTGGTAGTACCGCTGGGTATCATCGGTGCACTGATCGCCACCAGCCTGCGCGGGTTGTCCAACGACGTGTACTTCTTGGTCGGCCTGTTGACCACCATCGGCCTGGCGGCGAAAAACGCCATTCTGATCGTCGAGTTCGCCAAGGAACTGCACGAGCAAGGCCGCAGCCTGTACGACGCCGCGATCGAAGCATGCCGCATGCGTCTGCGCCCGATCATCATGACCTCGCTGGCGTTCATCCTCGGCGTGGTACCGTTGACTATCGCCAGCGGCGCCGGCGCCGGCAGCCAGCACGCCATCGGCACCGGTGTGATTGGCGGCATGATCAGTGCGACCGTACTGGCTATCTTCTGGGTACCGCTGTTCTTCGTCGCAGTGTCGTCGCTGTTCGGCAGCAAACAGCCGGAAAAAGACGTCACCCCTGAAACTCCACGTTATGAGGCTGGGCAATGACCAAGTCTTTGTTGTCCCTGGCGGTAACCGCTTTCATTCTTGGCGGCTGCTCGCTGATCCCTGACTACCAGACCCCGGAATCGCCGGCGGCTGCGCAGTGGCCGCAAGGCCCTGCGTACTCGCCTACGCAATCGGCGGAGGTTGCCGCCGCCGAGCAAGGCTGGCGCCAGTTCTTCCACGACCCGGCACTGCAGCAACTGATCCAGACCTCGCTGGTCAACAACCGCGACCTGCGCGTCGCCGCGTTGAACCTTGACGCCTACCGCGCACAGTACCGCATCCAGCGTGCCGACCTGTTCCCGGCAGTTTCGGCCACCGGCAGCGGTAGCCGCCAGCGCCTACCGGCGAACATGTCGCAAACCGGTGAGTCGAGCATCAGCAGCCAGTACTCGGCCACCCTGGGCGTCAGTGCCTATGAGCTGGACCTGTTTGGCCGCGTACGCAGCCTGACCGAGCAGGCCCTGGAAACCTACCTGTCCAGCGAGCAGGCGCGCCGCTCCACGCAAATTGCCCTGGTGGCCAGCGTGGCCAACGCCTACTACACCTGGCAGGCCGACCAGGCGCTGTTCAAGCTGACCGAAGAAACGCTGAAGACCTACGAGGAAAGCTACAACCTCACCCGTCGCAGCAACGAAGTCGGCGTGGCTTCGGCACTCGACGTCAGCCAGGCGCGCACCGCCGTGGAAGGCGCCCGGGTCAAGTACTCGCAATACCAGCGCCTGGTTGCCCAGGACGTCAACAGCCTGACCGTACTGCTGGGCACCGGCATTCCTGCCGACCTGGCCAAGCCGCTGGAGCTCAACGCCGACCAGCTGGCCGAAGTGCCGGCCGGCCTGCCGTCGGACATCCTCCAGCGCCGCCCGGACATCCAGGAAGCCGAGCACCTGCTCAAGGCCGCCAACGCCAACATTGGCGCCGCCCGCGCAGCGTTCTTCCCAAGCATCAGCCTGACGGCCAACGCCGGCAGCTTGAGCCCTGACATGGGCCACCTGTTCGCCGGAGGCCAGGGCACCTGGCTGTTCCAGCCGCAGATCAACCTGCCGATTTTCAATGCCGGCAGCCTCAAGGCCAGCTTGGATTACTCGAAGATCCAGAAGGACATCAACGTCGCCAAGTACGAAAAGACCATCCAGACCGCCTTCCAGGAAGTCTCCGATGGCTTGGCGGCGCGCAAGACCTTCGAAGAGCAACTGCAGGCGCAACGCGACCTGGTGCAGGCGAACCAGGATTACTACCGCCTGGCCGAACGCCGTTACCGCATCGGGATCGACAGCAACCTGACGTTCCTCGATGCCCAGCGCAACCTGTTCAGCGCCCAGCAGGCACTGATCGGCGACCGCCTGTCGCAGCTGACCAGCGAGGTCAACCTGTACAAGGCACTCGGCGGTGGCTGGTACGAGCAGACCGGGCAGGCCAACCAGCAGGCAGCGGTGGAAACACCGAAGGGCTGATTGAGGCTGCTACAGCATCAAGCCCACCCTCGCGGTGGGCTTTTTGTTTTGTGTCGTCTGTATTGGCCTTATCGCGGGTAAACCCGCGCCTACAACGGTATGCGCAAACTTTGTAGGCGCGGGTTTACCCGTGAAGAGGCCGGCACAGAAAAACAATTAACCAGCTAGAACATTCCGTTCGATTATCGCCCGGTTCCGCTTGCGGCGAATTGCCTCGCCCCTGCCCTACCCCGCACCATCCTCCCCACGCAACGTTGCCCCGGTTCATCCCCAAAGCCCCGCACCTGCAGGCCGCATCCTGCAGCGCACCGGCTCACCCATAAAAACAAGAGATCCACGACAGATGAGCACTTTGCAACCCGCACGCCAGCTGCTGCCCGGCCTGTTGGCCATGTCCTGCGCCCTTCCCGTGTTCGCCGCCGACCAAGGTGGTTTCATGGAGGATGCCAAGGCCACCCTCAACCTGCGCAACTTCTACATCAACCGCAACTTCGTCGACCCGGCCCACCCGCAGGCCAAGGGCGAGGAATGGACCCAAAGCTTTATCCTTGATGCCCGCTCCGGCTTCACCCAAGGCGTCGTCGGTTTCGGCGTGGACGTACTGGGCTTGTATTCGGTCAAACTCGACGGCGGCAAAGGCACCACCAACACTCACCTGCTGCCGGTACACGATGATGGCCGGCCTGCCGATGACTTCGGCCGCCTGGGTGTGGCGTTCAAGGCCAAGCTTTCCGAAACCGAGCTGAAAGTCGGTGAATGGATGCCGGTGCTGCCCATTCTGCGCTCGGACGATGGCCGCTCGCTGCCGCAGACCTTCCGCGGGGGCCAGCTGACCTCCAAGGAAATCGCTGGCCTAAGCCTGTACGCCGGCCAGTTCCGCGGAAACAGCCCGCGCAATGACGCCAGCATGGAAGACATGTCGCTGAACGGTAAGGCAGCGTTCACCTCCGACCGCTTCAACTTTGGCGGCGGCGAGTACACCTTCAACGACAAGCGCACCCTGATTGGCCTGTGGGATGCCCAGCTCAAGGACATCTACCACCAGCAGTACCTCAACCTGACACACAGCCAGCCCCTGGGTGACTGGACCTTGGGTGCCAACCTGGGTTACTTCATCGGCAAGGAAGACGGCGCCGAACGCGCTGGCAAACTGGACAACCGCACCGCCTCGGCGCTGCTCTCGGCGCGCTACCAGGGCCACACCTTCTATGTCGGCCTGCAGAAGGTCAGCGGCGACGATGCCTGGATGCGGGTTAACGGCACCAGCGGCGGCACCCTGGCC
Proteins encoded:
- a CDS encoding MDR family MFS transporter, whose amino-acid sequence is MTAALPPTTLRNVLTALMLAIFLGALDQTIVAVSLPAISTQFNDVGLLAWVISGYMVAMTVAVPIYGKLGDLYGRRRMILTGISLFTLASIACALAQDMPQLVLARVLQGIGAGGMVSVSQAIIGDFVPPRERGRYQGYFSSMYAVASVAGPVLGGWLTEYLSWRWVFWINLPLGLVALWAIRRALGGMPVQRREARVDYLGAVLLILGLGSLLLSITLVGQGHTWADPAVLALFACAALGLLLFIAHERRCPEPLLPLSLFGNRVAVLCWGVIFFASFQSISLTMLMPLRYQGITGAGADSAALHLLPLVMGLPIGAFTGGRMTSLTGRYKPQILTGALLMPVAIFAMALTPPQAGWLSALFMLLTGIACGLQFPTTLVGTQSAVDSKDIGVATSTTNLFRSLGGAMGVACMSSLLLALLHQGGFKVLGNPLLGSLKAGEVDLVTQGRLLETFRQLLMGSAGVAVFGLIAAVALPDRQLRGR
- the ttgR gene encoding efflux transport transcriptional regulator TtgR produces the protein MVRRTKEEAQETRAQIIEAAEKAFYKRGVARTTLADIAERAGVTRGAIYWHFNNKAELVQALLDSLHETHDHLARASESEDEVDPLGCMRKLLLQVFNELVLDARSRRINEILHHKCEFTDDMCEIRQQRQGAVLDCHQGITLALANAVRRGQLPGELDVERAAVAMFAYVDGLIGRWLLLPDSVDLLNDVEKWVDTGLDMLRLSPALRK
- the ttgA gene encoding toluene efflux RND transporter periplasmic adaptor subunit TtgA; translation: MQFKPAVTALVSAVALATLLSGCKKEEAAPAAQAPQVGVVTLQPQAFTLTSELPGRTTAYRVAEVRPQVNGIILKRLFKEGSEVKEGQQLYQIDPAVYEANLANAQANLQATRSLAERYKQLIDEQAVSKQEYDDANAKRLQAEASLKSAQIDLRYTKVLAPISGRIGRSSFTEGALVSNGQTNAMATIQQLDPIYVDVTQSTAELLKLRRDLESGQLQKAGNNAASVQLVLEDGSLFKQEGRLEFSEVAVDETTGSVTLRALFPNPDHTLLPGMFVHARLKAGVNTNAILAPQQGVTRDLKGAPTALVVNQENKVELRQLKASRTLGSDWLIEEGLNPGDRLITEGLQYVRPGVEVKVSEATNVKKPASPVQANAAKADAKAE
- the ttgB gene encoding multidrug efflux RND transporter permease subunit TtgB — encoded protein: MSKFFIDRPIFAWVIALVIMLVGALSILKLPINQYPSIAPPAIAIAVTYPGASAQTVQDTVVQVIEQQLNGIDNLRYVSSESNSDGSMTITATFEQGTNPDTAQVQVQNKLNLATPLLPQEVQQQGIRVTKAVKNFLLVIGLVSEDGSMTKDDLANYIVSNMQDPISRTAGVGDFQVFGAQYAMRIWLDPAKLNKFQLTPVDVKTAVAAQNVQVSSGQLGGLPATPGTQLNATIIGKTRLQTAEQFEKILLKVNNDGSQVRLGDVAEVGLGGENYAVSAQFNGKPASGLAVKLATGANALDTAKALRKTISDLEPFFPPGVKAVFPYDTTPVVTESISGVIHTLIEAVVLVFLVMYLFLQNFRATIITTMTVPVVLLGTFGILAAAGFSINTLTMFAMVLAIGLLVDDAIVVVENVERVMSEEGLPPKEATKRSMEQIQGALVGIALVLSAVLLPMAFFGGSTGVIYRQFSITIVSAMGLSVLVALIFTPALCATMLKPLKKGEHHVAKRGFFGWFNRNFDRSVNGYERSVGTILRNKVPFLLAYALIVVGMIWLFARIPTAFLPEEDQGVLFAQVQTPAGSSAERTQVVVDQMREYLLKEEADTVSSVFTVNGFNFAGRGQSSGMAFIMLKPWGERSAENSVFNLSQRAQQHFFSFRDAMVFAFAPPAVLELGNATGFDVFLQDRAGVGHAKLMEARNQFLAKAAQSKVLMAVRPNGLNDEPQYQLTIDDERASALGVTIADINNTLSIALGASYVNDFIDRGRVKKVYIQGEPNARMSPEDLQKWYVRNGAGEMVPFSSFAKGEWTYGSPKLSRYNGVEAMEILGAPAPGYSTGEAMAEVERIAGELPSGIGFSWTGMSYEEKLSGSQMPALFALSVLFVFLCLAALYESWSIPIAVVLVVPLGIIGALIATSLRGLSNDVYFLVGLLTTIGLAAKNAILIVEFAKELHEQGRSLYDAAIEACRMRLRPIIMTSLAFILGVVPLTIASGAGAGSQHAIGTGVIGGMISATVLAIFWVPLFFVAVSSLFGSKQPEKDVTPETPRYEAGQ
- a CDS encoding AdeC/AdeK/OprM family multidrug efflux complex outer membrane factor — translated: MTKSLLSLAVTAFILGGCSLIPDYQTPESPAAAQWPQGPAYSPTQSAEVAAAEQGWRQFFHDPALQQLIQTSLVNNRDLRVAALNLDAYRAQYRIQRADLFPAVSATGSGSRQRLPANMSQTGESSISSQYSATLGVSAYELDLFGRVRSLTEQALETYLSSEQARRSTQIALVASVANAYYTWQADQALFKLTEETLKTYEESYNLTRRSNEVGVASALDVSQARTAVEGARVKYSQYQRLVAQDVNSLTVLLGTGIPADLAKPLELNADQLAEVPAGLPSDILQRRPDIQEAEHLLKAANANIGAARAAFFPSISLTANAGSLSPDMGHLFAGGQGTWLFQPQINLPIFNAGSLKASLDYSKIQKDINVAKYEKTIQTAFQEVSDGLAARKTFEEQLQAQRDLVQANQDYYRLAERRYRIGIDSNLTFLDAQRNLFSAQQALIGDRLSQLTSEVNLYKALGGGWYEQTGQANQQAAVETPKG
- a CDS encoding OprD family porin, translating into MSTLQPARQLLPGLLAMSCALPVFAADQGGFMEDAKATLNLRNFYINRNFVDPAHPQAKGEEWTQSFILDARSGFTQGVVGFGVDVLGLYSVKLDGGKGTTNTHLLPVHDDGRPADDFGRLGVAFKAKLSETELKVGEWMPVLPILRSDDGRSLPQTFRGGQLTSKEIAGLSLYAGQFRGNSPRNDASMEDMSLNGKAAFTSDRFNFGGGEYTFNDKRTLIGLWDAQLKDIYHQQYLNLTHSQPLGDWTLGANLGYFIGKEDGAERAGKLDNRTASALLSARYQGHTFYVGLQKVSGDDAWMRVNGTSGGTLANDSYNSSFDNAKERSWQVRHDFNFATVGVPGLTLMNRYIKGDNVTAGGVDDGKEWARETELAYVVQSGSFKDLSVKWRNSTMRRDFSTNAFDENRLIVSYPLNLL